Proteins encoded by one window of Cannabis sativa cultivar Pink pepper isolate KNU-18-1 chromosome 4, ASM2916894v1, whole genome shotgun sequence:
- the LOC115714408 gene encoding scarecrow-like protein 15, which yields MIVPVTTNNPNNQSPNTKTDNNNNNNIPNNNIVFHQIIPNLCYEPTSVLDLGRSPSPVLAAPGGGGGKPANNNNNKVVINNSNNNNNNNSDDVVLSTQTTNDHHNTLEWPVDDQVLHNLDWDNIMRELGLHDDSVPSPFKTASTNTTTTNATTHHQIITADNHDHPQPFDPTIATTTDHHFNLFSDNHNLNLFQVSPDFQNNNNNNNNNWNIGFDFIEDLIRVADCFDSDDLQLAQVILDRLNNRVRSSNINNNNNKGVQQQGGRPFQRAAIYFKEALESILSGSNRTTGRLSSWAEIVQTIRAHKAFSDISPIPMFTQFTTNQALLEALGGSTFIIHVIDFDIGLAGHYASLMKELAEKSESLRVNSPVLRVTAVVPEEYAVESRLIRENLTQFSQDLKIRFQIDFVLVRVFEALSFKAVNFREGEKIAVIFSSAVLRRHGGGFLGEVRRVSPAVVVFVDGEGWGGEPGTAPTTSFRRNFVGGLEFYSMVLESLDAAMVGSEWVRKIEAFVLKPRIVMAVEAASAAAAAVGGGRRTASFREMFHGAGMRPVQLSRFADFQAECLLGKVQVRGFHVAKRQAELVLCWHERALVATSVWRC from the coding sequence ATGATCGTCCCTGTTACCACTAACAACCCAAATAACCAATCTCCCAACACAAAAActgacaacaacaacaacaataatattcCGAACAACAACATCGTATTTCATCAAATAATTCCCAATCTCTGTTACGAGCCCACTTCTGTTCTAGACCTGGGTCGTAGCCCAAGTCCGGTACTGGCGGCGCCAGGTGGCGGTGGCGGGAAACCagccaacaacaacaacaacaaggtAGTtattaataatagtaataataataataataataattcggACGACGTCGTTTTGAGTACTCAAACGACAAATGATCATCATAATACGCTGGAGTGGCCTGTGGACGATCAGGTTTTGCATAACTTGGATTGGGATAATATCATGAGAGAATTGGGTTTACATGATGATTCTGTCCCTTCTCCTTTCAAAACAGCTTCTACTAATACAACTACCACCAACGCTACTACTCATCATCAGATCATCACGGCCGATAATCATGATCATCCTCAGCCCTTCGATCCAACTATTGCTACTACTACTGATCATCACTTCAACTTATTCTCTGATAATCATAATTTGAATCTCTTTCAGGTTTCCCCtgattttcaaaataataataataataataataataattggaatATTGGGTTTGATTTTATTGAAGATCTTATCCGAGTTGCTGACTGTTTCGACTCGGACGATTTACAACTCGCTCAGGTTATACTAGACCGTCTCAACAACCGAGTCAGATCTAGTAatattaacaataataataataaaggagTACAACAACAGGGTGGTCGACCGTTTCAACGTGCTGCTATTTACTTCAAAGAAGCTCTTGAGTCAATTCTCTCCGGTTCGAACCGGACCACAGGTCGACTCTCTTCATGGGCCGAAATTGTTCAGACCATCAGAGCCCATAAGGCCTTTTCGGATATCTCGCCTATCCCGATGTTTACTCAATTCACTACCAATCAAGCTCTACTCGAAGCCCTTGGTGGGTCCACCTTCATTATCCACGTCATCGATTTCGACATCGGACTCGCCGGACACTACGCTTCGCTCATGAAGGAACTCGCCGAAAAATCCGAGTCTCTCCGAGTTAACTCGCCTGTTCTCCGAGTTACGGCCGTTGTTCCCGAGGAATACGCGGTGGAGAGCCGATTAATTCGGGAAAATCTCACCCAGTTTTCTCAAGATCTCAAGATCAGATTCCAAATCGACTTCGTACTCGTCCGTGTCTTTGAAGCGCTTTCGTTTAAGGCTGTTAATTTTAGGGAAGGAGAAAAGATCGCCGTGATTTTTTCCTCCGCCGTGTTGCGCCGCCACGGCGGCGGGTTTCTTGGAGAAGTGAGGCGGGTTTCGCCGGCGGTTGTGGTTTTTGTCGACGGAGAAGGTTGGGGTGGCGAGCCCGGTACGGCTCCGACGACGTCGTTTAGGAGGAATTTCGTTGGTGGATTGGAGTTTTACTCGATGGTTTTGGAGTCGCTTGATGCGGCCATGGTGGGATCGGAGTGGGTAAGGAAGATCGAGGCGTTTGTGCTGAAACCGAGGATTGTCATGGCGGTGGAAGCTGCTTCTGCGGCGGCAGCTGCTGTCGGCGGTGGGAGAAGAACGGCGTCGTTTCGTGAGATGTTTCATGGAGCCGGGATGAGGCCGGTCCAGCTCAGCCGGTTCGCGGATTTTCAAGCCGAGTGTTTACTGGGAAAGGTTCAAGTGAGGGGTTTCCACGTGGCGAAACGACAAGCTGAGTTGGTGCTTTGTTGGCATGAGCGGGCCCTTGTTGCCACGTCAGTGTGGAGGTGTTAA